One region of Citrus sinensis cultivar Valencia sweet orange chromosome 6, DVS_A1.0, whole genome shotgun sequence genomic DNA includes:
- the LOC102625543 gene encoding 40S ribosomal protein S5-like, with translation MATASTAKATSATAAPKQAHQDSSQPHYDVKLFNRWTFEDVSVSDMSLNDYIGVQAPKNATYVPHTAGRYSVKRFRKAQCPIVERLTNSLMMHGRNNGKKLMAVLIVKHAMEIIHLLTDQNPIQVIVDAVINSGPREDATRIGSAGVVRRQAVDISPLRRVNQALYLLTTGARESAFRNIKTIAECLADELINAAKGSSNSYAIKKKDEIERVAKANR, from the exons ATGGCCACGGCGTCGACGGCGAAGGCAACTTCAGCGACAGCAGCGCCAAAACAGGCCCATCAGGATTCATCTCAGCCGCATTATGATGTAAAGCTATTTAATAGATGGACTTTCGAGGATGTTAGC GTGAGCGACATGTCCTTGAATGATTACATTGGAGTCCAAGCACCAAAGAATGCAACCTATGTACCTCACACAGCTGGGAGGTACTCAGTAAAGCGGTTTAGGAAAGCACAGTGCCCAATTGTTGAGAGGCTCACAAATTCACTGATGATGCATGGACGAAACAACGGCAAGAAATTGATGGCTGTTTTGATTGTCAAGCATGCTATGGAAATTATTCATCTCCTTACTGACCAGAACCCAATTCAAGTCATTGTTGATGCTGTCATCAACAG TGGTCCTCGTGAAGATGCCACAAGAATTGGCTCTGCGGGTGTTGTTAGGCGGCAGGCTGTGGATATCAGCCCCTTGCGCCGTGTGAATCAGGCGTTATATTTGCTTACAACCGGTGCTCGTGAATCTGCTTTCCGAAACATCAAAACAATTGCTGAATGCTTGGCTGATGAACTCATCAATGCTGCCAAGGGTTCATCCAACAG CTATGCAATCAAAAAGAAGGATGAGATTGAGAGAGTTGCCAAGGCCAATCGTTGA
- the LOC102616598 gene encoding probable carboxylesterase 15: MGSLPCVVEDMGGVLRLYSDGTVFRSKDIKFNMQLIDQNDESSVFFKDCQYDKIHDLHLRLYKPRSETTSSPLSKAKLPIVVFIHGGGFCAGSREWPNSHNCCFRLAAELNALVVALDYRLAPEHRLPAAMEDAFAAMKWLQAQALSENLNGDAWFDEVEFDNVFVLGDSSGGNIAHHLAVQLGGGSSELAPVRVRGYVLLAPFFGGVARTKSELGPSEAMLNLELLDSFWRLSLPIGETRDHPYANPFGPESPSLEVVSLDPMLVVASEIELLKDRAKDYAKRLKAMGKTIDFVEFKGQQHGFFTNEPFSEASNEFLKVVEKFMSENST, translated from the exons ATGGGTTCCCTTCCTTGCGTTGTCGAAGACATGGGAGGTGTCCTTCGACTATACAGTGATGGCACAGTTTTCAGGTCCAAAGATATCAAGTTTAACATGCAGTTGATCGATCAAAACGACGAGTCATCGGTCTTCTTCAAGGACTGTCAATATGACAAGATCCACGACTTGCACCTCCGTTTATACAAACCCAGATCAGAAACGACGTCTTCTCCGCTGTCTAAAGCTAAGCTTCCCATTGTGGTATTCATTCACGGGGGAGGCTTTTGCGCCGGGTCACGAGAGTGGCCAAACTCTCACAACTGTTGCTTCCGCCTGGCCGCTGAGCTCAACGCTCTCGTTGTTGCCCTAGACTACAGGCTGGCGCCGGAACACCGGCTCCCGGCTGCGATGGAAGATGCTTTTGCTGCCATGAAATGGCTGCAAGCTCAGGCTTTAAGTGAAAATCTTAATGGGGATGCATGGTTTGATGAAGTTGAATTTGATAATGTTTTCGTTCTTGGAGATTCCTCCGGGGGGAATATTGCTCATCATTTGGCGGTTCAGCTCGGCGGCGGTTCGAGCGAGTTGGCTCCAGTTAGGGTTCGAGGGTATGTGCTTTTGGCTCCATTTTTTGGTGGTGTGGCTCGGACCAAGTCTGAGCTGGGGCCAAGTGAGGCTATGTTGAATCTGGAATTACTAGACag TTTTTGGAGGCTATCATTACCAATTGGAGAAACTAGAGACCATCCATACGCAAATCCTTTTGGTCCCGAAAGCCCCAGCCTTGAAGTAGTGAGCCTCGATCCGATGTTAGTTGTCGCCAGCGAAATCGAATtgttaaaagatagagctaaAGACTATGCAAAAAGATTGAAAGCGATGGGTAAAACTATTGATTTCGTCGAGTTTAAAGGACAACAACATGGTTTTTTCACCAATGAGCCATTCTCGGAAGCCTCTAATGAATTTCTAAAAGTCGTCGAGAAGTTCATGTCTGAAAACTCGACCTAA